ACCAATACCTGGTAATCATCAAAAACACGCTTAAAATATCGGGGAAGGTTTTTCATGGGGATATTTTTTTGGAGAAAGGAATTTTAATAGGTGATAAAACAGGGAATTAATAAGCTTTAGGACTTTGGCGGACATGCCTAATCCTTAAAATTCTGATTTCTTGATCATTAAACTTATAAGATACTCTGTAACTATGTGTTTCAAAAGCCCGGAATAAACCTGGATTTTGTAATTTAAATTTATCTGGGGGGTATTTTTCAGGGTAATTCGGTAACTCTTCAATTTTTTCTAAAATTGCTTTTTCAACCTTTTCAG
This window of the Aquiflexum balticum DSM 16537 genome carries:
- a CDS encoding type II toxin-antitoxin system RelE/ParE family toxin, which encodes MERKIIWEDHAIELFIKAIEWISKDSVFQAEKVEKAILEKIEELPNYPEKYPPDKFKLQNPGLFRAFETHSYRVSYKFNDQEIRILRIRHVRQSPKAY